From one Mycolicibacterium sp. HK-90 genomic stretch:
- a CDS encoding TetR/AcrR family transcriptional regulator: MARAPIGRQQLLDAARDELVHGNGAIELSGLTRRAGLSTGALYHHFGSKSGLLAAIYDEFYDGLRHAIADALLPTGDWATRERDRTHRFVAYHLADPLAPILLNRTASDPQLTELEAAYIHDLIDNAAANIRHGQQRGELPAELDPDSAGAYVIGGLRHGIAQQLRVTPTPNPDEATQTLWRFTAAVLGIA, from the coding sequence ATGGCACGGGCCCCGATCGGACGTCAACAGTTGCTCGACGCCGCCCGCGACGAGCTCGTCCACGGAAACGGTGCCATCGAACTCAGCGGACTGACCCGCCGCGCCGGGCTCAGCACCGGCGCCCTCTACCACCACTTCGGATCCAAGAGTGGTCTGCTGGCGGCCATCTACGACGAGTTCTACGACGGGCTTCGCCACGCGATCGCCGACGCCCTCCTGCCCACCGGCGACTGGGCCACCCGCGAACGCGACCGCACCCACCGTTTCGTCGCCTACCACCTCGCCGACCCACTGGCGCCGATCCTGCTCAACCGCACCGCCAGCGACCCACAACTGACCGAACTCGAAGCCGCCTACATTCACGACCTCATCGACAACGCCGCCGCCAACATCCGCCACGGCCAGCAGCGGGGTGAACTTCCCGCCGAGCTGGATCCCGACAGCGCGGGCGCCTACGTCATCGGCGGTCTGCGCCACGGCATCGCGCAACAGCTCCGGGTCACCCCGACGCCCAACCCCGACGAGGCCACGCAGACGCTCTGGCGTTTCACCGCCGCCGTTCTCGGCATCGCGTAG
- a CDS encoding phytanoyl-CoA dioxygenase family protein: MSTEVTSLTELAGDLAGTYRRTPSSGEQVDPTVAEADLEAVLRDGYVILPDLLTAVELDTIRADVEPLLDRKGRNGFEGRTTQRVYSVLNKTRSCDRIADHPRVLALLDRLLMPNYLLSMLQAINILPGEQAQFLHTDDGFYPLPRPRKALSAATIWAIDEFTAENGATDIVAGSHEWGDRLPEPAEREPVVMSAGSCVFFLGTLWHGGGANRTANARMAVTAQYCEPWLRPQEAFTLSMTRDTVRVVSEDIRRMLGYSIHPPFIGQVDGMHPKRLLEPDG, from the coding sequence ATGAGCACCGAAGTGACGTCGTTGACCGAATTGGCCGGTGACCTGGCGGGCACATACCGGCGAACCCCCAGCAGTGGCGAGCAGGTCGACCCAACGGTCGCCGAGGCCGATTTGGAGGCAGTGCTGCGCGACGGGTACGTGATCCTGCCCGACCTGCTCACCGCGGTCGAACTCGACACGATCCGAGCGGATGTCGAGCCGCTGCTGGATCGCAAGGGCCGCAACGGATTCGAAGGCCGTACCACCCAGAGGGTGTACAGCGTGTTGAACAAGACCCGTAGTTGCGATCGGATCGCCGACCATCCGCGCGTGCTGGCGCTGCTGGATCGGCTGTTGATGCCGAATTATCTGTTGTCGATGCTGCAGGCGATCAACATCCTGCCTGGGGAGCAGGCCCAGTTCCTGCACACCGACGACGGCTTCTACCCGCTGCCCAGGCCGCGAAAAGCGTTGAGTGCGGCCACGATCTGGGCGATCGACGAGTTCACCGCAGAAAACGGCGCCACCGACATCGTCGCCGGTAGTCACGAGTGGGGCGACCGACTGCCCGAACCCGCCGAACGCGAACCGGTGGTGATGAGCGCCGGGTCGTGCGTGTTTTTCCTCGGGACCTTGTGGCACGGCGGCGGCGCCAACCGAACGGCGAACGCCCGGATGGCCGTGACCGCGCAGTATTGCGAACCGTGGCTGCGCCCGCAGGAGGCGTTCACCTTGTCGATGACCCGCGACACGGTGCGCGTCGTGTCCGAGGACATCCGCCGCATGCTCGGCTACAGCATCCATCCACCGTTCATCGGCCAGGTCGACGGCATGCACCCGAAACGACTGCTCGAACCGGACGGCTGA
- a CDS encoding NADP-dependent oxidoreductase, translating to MTDPALRQNRQVLLRRRPDGLVSPGDTEMVTTAAPVPAEGEALLRTTYVGIDAAARTWLDGEPGYLPPLQLDEVVRVAGIGEVVESRCDAYKVGDVVTTLTGMQDYAIIRDDLFSTPVVGYTDPLAVMSIYGPTGATAYFGMKGVGNPQAGETVVVSAAAGATGSVAGQIAKIAGARVVGIAGGPDKCRAVVEDFGFDACIDYKTGNLAAALKEQCPDGVNVYFDNVGGDILNAVLGNLAHKARVVMCGIISSYLNGDHPGPSNYVNLLSKTATMQGFNALDEWAHFDEAFDALRGWEQKGLLVHRETVYEGIESSIEALNGLFTGANIGKMLVKINEPNRA from the coding sequence ATGACTGACCCCGCACTTCGCCAGAACCGTCAGGTCCTGTTGCGGCGCCGCCCCGATGGGCTGGTCTCCCCCGGCGACACGGAGATGGTGACCACGGCCGCGCCCGTCCCCGCCGAGGGTGAGGCGCTGCTGCGCACGACATACGTCGGGATCGACGCCGCCGCCCGTACGTGGCTGGACGGCGAGCCCGGTTACCTTCCGCCTCTCCAGCTCGATGAGGTGGTCCGGGTGGCCGGGATCGGCGAGGTCGTCGAATCGCGCTGCGACGCCTACAAAGTCGGCGACGTCGTCACCACCCTGACCGGGATGCAGGACTACGCGATCATCCGCGACGACCTGTTCAGCACACCGGTGGTCGGCTACACCGATCCGCTGGCCGTGATGTCGATCTACGGGCCCACCGGCGCGACGGCCTATTTCGGCATGAAGGGTGTCGGCAATCCCCAGGCAGGGGAAACGGTCGTCGTATCGGCCGCGGCCGGCGCCACCGGCTCGGTGGCCGGCCAGATCGCCAAGATCGCCGGAGCCCGGGTGGTGGGTATCGCAGGCGGCCCGGACAAATGCCGCGCAGTGGTCGAGGATTTCGGCTTCGACGCTTGCATCGACTACAAGACCGGCAACCTCGCCGCCGCACTCAAGGAGCAGTGCCCCGACGGGGTGAACGTCTACTTCGACAACGTCGGTGGCGACATCCTCAACGCGGTACTGGGCAACCTTGCGCACAAGGCGCGTGTGGTGATGTGCGGCATCATCTCCAGCTACCTGAACGGCGACCATCCCGGCCCGTCGAACTACGTCAACCTGCTGTCCAAGACGGCGACGATGCAGGGCTTCAACGCACTCGACGAGTGGGCGCACTTCGACGAGGCGTTCGACGCACTCCGCGGCTGGGAGCAGAAGGGACTTCTGGTGCACCGCGAAACCGTCTACGAGGGAATCGAATCCAGTATCGAGGCACTCAACGGGCTGTTCACCGGGGCCAACATCGG
- a CDS encoding aldehyde reductase: protein MSTSRSPIDPDAPVLVTGASGYIGSWIVRYLLEAGHTVHGTVRNPQKTSGLEHLHKLSADHPGRLKLFKADLLEPGSFDEAMDGCEVVMHTASPFLLSGFTDAQEALIRPALEGTRNVLDSVNRTETVKRVVLTSSVVAIYGDTCESREVPGGVFTDEHWNTTSSVDHQPYSYSKTVAEQEAWRYQKAQERWDMVTIHPGLVLGPSLTSASDSASLSTIKQFTDGTLLTGAPALTMGVVDVRDVADAHLRAGFTPEAHGRYIVNADSLTLLEIGRVLRRRFGPFYPFPRMTAPKVVVKAIAPLAGLTRKFVDRNVGYPLVFDNSRSRDELALEYRPAAQTVIDHFQQMLDDGLVRRMPGS, encoded by the coding sequence ATGAGCACATCCCGGAGCCCGATCGACCCGGACGCGCCGGTGCTCGTGACCGGCGCCAGCGGCTACATCGGCAGTTGGATCGTCCGGTACCTGCTCGAAGCCGGCCACACCGTGCACGGCACGGTGCGCAACCCGCAGAAGACCTCCGGGTTGGAGCATCTCCACAAGCTCTCGGCCGACCATCCCGGCCGGTTGAAGCTGTTCAAGGCGGACCTGCTCGAGCCGGGCAGCTTCGACGAGGCCATGGACGGCTGCGAGGTGGTCATGCACACCGCCTCGCCGTTCCTGCTTTCGGGTTTCACTGATGCGCAGGAGGCGCTGATCCGTCCGGCGCTCGAGGGCACCCGCAATGTGCTGGACTCGGTCAACCGCACCGAGACCGTCAAACGTGTGGTCCTGACCAGCAGTGTGGTCGCGATCTACGGCGACACGTGTGAGTCGCGGGAAGTCCCCGGTGGCGTCTTCACCGACGAGCACTGGAACACCACAAGCAGCGTCGACCATCAGCCGTACTCGTACTCCAAGACGGTGGCCGAGCAGGAGGCCTGGCGGTATCAGAAGGCGCAGGAGCGCTGGGACATGGTCACGATCCACCCGGGCCTGGTGCTCGGCCCCTCCCTGACCAGCGCCAGCGACTCGGCCAGCCTGAGCACGATAAAGCAGTTCACCGACGGCACGCTGCTGACCGGCGCGCCCGCGTTGACCATGGGCGTGGTCGACGTGCGTGACGTCGCCGACGCTCACCTACGGGCCGGGTTCACCCCCGAGGCTCACGGCCGCTACATCGTCAACGCCGACTCGCTGACCCTGCTGGAGATCGGCAGGGTGCTGCGCCGCAGGTTCGGCCCGTTCTACCCATTCCCGAGGATGACTGCACCCAAGGTGGTCGTGAAGGCCATCGCTCCCCTCGCCGGGCTGACGCGAAAGTTCGTCGACCGCAATGTGGGTTACCCGCTCGTGTTCGACAACAGCCGCAGTCGCGACGAGCTGGCACTGGAGTACCGTCCGGCCGCACAGACGGTCATCGATCACTTCCAGCAGATGCTCGACGACGGCCTGGTCCGCCGTATGCCTGGGAGCTAA